Proteins encoded by one window of Dreissena polymorpha isolate Duluth1 chromosome 11, UMN_Dpol_1.0, whole genome shotgun sequence:
- the LOC127849736 gene encoding cysteine-rich venom protein VAR7-like: MTQAKFNPLSSKMFVYVISSSFIVLLVAVCCQTRRTRVEPSDQQLILDAHNTARRDVTPTASNMQLMTWDESLANIAQRWAENCHHDHEKPANRRWDVGRFSVGQNIASNYPSWTDAIEGWAKEKKDFTYGNNQNKSVGHYTKMVWADTSKVGCGSAVCNVNCEGAIDGRHCNLMICEEDPYVPYVCPNTCKWCPHADAQFLK; this comes from the exons ATGACTCAAGCGAAGTTCAACCCTTTAAG TTCCAAGATGTTCGTCTACGTTATAAGTTCATCCTTCATCGTGCTACTTGTGGCAGTCTGTTGTCAGACCCGTAGGACCC GTGTAGAGCCTAGCGATCAGCAGTTGATTCTGGACGCCCACAACACGGCTCGGCGTGACGTCACGCCCACGGCCTCCAACATGCAGTTGATG aCTTGGGACGAGTCTTTAGCAAATATTGCCCAGAGATGGGCGGAAAATTGTCATCACGATCATGAAAAGCCCGCAAACAGGAGGTGGGATGTTG GACGTTTTTCAGTGGGTCAGAACATAGCATCTAACTATCCTAGCTGGACAGATGCCATCGAAGGATGGGCAAAGGAGAAGAAGGACTTCACCTACGGCAACAATCAAAACAAATCTGTGGGGCACTATACTAAG ATGGTGTGGGCAGATACATCAAAAGTTGGCTGTGGATCTGCCGTCTGTAATG TGAACTGCGAGGGCGCCATAGACGGGCGCCACTGCAATCTTATGATATGCGAGGAAGATCCATACGTACCATATGTGTGTCCCAACACGTGCAAGTGGTGCCCACACGCGG ACGCGCAATTCCTCAAGTAA